The Oceanispirochaeta sp. M1 DNA window GGCATCATCACTGACGGTGTAGGTGACTTCGTGCCAGGCCTTACCGAAGGTGGTGTCTTCCTGAAAAACTGTCAGAGTGTAAGGTTTATCGGGGAGTGATGTAAAAACGGGATCATCAATGATCCTGTTGCTCCATTTCTTTTCGACAGGATAGGCATCTGAGAGGTAGGGATACATGGCCTGTCGGCTGCCGGACCAGTATTCGATCCCCTTAAGGGTACTGACATGGGAAATGCTCTGCAGAATATGGAGCATCATATCCTCCTCGGCCACATCGGGGAGGGGCATTCTATAGAGAAGCTCTACAATACCGCTGGGTTGAAAATCTCTCAGGTCCCGTTCCAGGACTGCCCTTTCCTGAACCCGGGGCATCAGAACCAGCTTAGAACTCTCTTCAACAAAGCTGAGATCCCTATGGATAAAGTTGACACCCTCTTTTTCAGGAGGCTCTGCGGCAAGGGGTGAAAGGAGAGCCAGAAACAGAATGGTTCCAAGAACTGTGATTTTTTGATTATTCATAAGACAAATATATTAAAAGAATTCCTTATGGACAAGGCTTAGGGGCTTAATGTATTATGTCTTGTAAGTTAAAACATGGTTCTTAATAAAGGTTTTCATGGAAAATAACAGTCTTCTTCTAGCATTCACCGCCACTACCCTGGCTTTCTTACTTAATCTGTATATTACACCCTACCTTATATATCTATCCCGCAAAAAGAATTGGTTTGATGATGCCGAGGATGAACGCAAAATTCATACGGGCCAGATATCCCGTCTGGGTGGAATAGGGATCATAGGATCACTTATCATATCCGGGTTTGTTACCTGTCTGGTAACAGCGCAGCTGATGAAGTCTTCCATTATCTTCAGACTGTCTGAACATCATAATGCCTGGTTTATACTCGCAGGCGCCCTGATTATCTATATTATAGGTCTGCTGGATGATTTTACGGATCTGAAGGCCAGAGTCAAACTGGCGGGTCAGATTATTGCTTCTGTTCTGGTGGTCATCGGCGGAGCCCAGATAAGGGCCTTCTCCATACCCTTTACAGAAATAACCCTGCAGCTGGGCTGGTTCGGCCCGGCTCTGACCATGCTTTGGCTCATAGGAATGACCAATGCCATCAACCTGATTGACGGAATGGACGGACTCTCTGCGGGGATCTCTTCCATGGCCTGTTTCATCTATGGAATAGCTTTTTTTGTAAATGGACAGCCTATGCTCTCCATTATCAGCTTTACCCTCCTGGGTTCTATAATGGGATACCTTTTCTACAACTTCCCCCCTGCCAAAATATTTATGGGAGATTCCGGAAGCCTGAGTCTGGGGTTTATCCTGGCCCTTCTTCCCCTATTGGGAGCTCCTGAATCGGGAGACAGCCTGATTATGCCCGTTGTGATGCTGGCCATTCCTATTACGGATGTACTGGCAGCCATGTTGCGGCGTAAGAGAAAGGGACAACACTTTTTTGAGCCTGATAAGGAACACATGCATCATAAACTGCTTGATCTTGATCTGGATGCCCGACAGGTGCTCTCACTTGTAGTGGGACTTCAGATTCTTTCAGGATTCGCCATTTTGATTTTCGGGTTTG harbors:
- a CDS encoding DUF6675 family protein — its product is MNNQKITVLGTILFLALLSPLAAEPPEKEGVNFIHRDLSFVEESSKLVLMPRVQERAVLERDLRDFQPSGIVELLYRMPLPDVAEEDMMLHILQSISHVSTLKGIEYWSGSRQAMYPYLSDAYPVEKKWSNRIIDDPVFTSLPDKPYTLTVFQEDTTFGKAWHEVTYTVSDDAIRLTMINATTIRYKMFPVLRNQRLRIEMVIIPGEEELLFYGMAAFRLGETFGIKMHLDQSFDHRMSSLQTWFSNQTYP
- a CDS encoding MraY family glycosyltransferase produces the protein MENNSLLLAFTATTLAFLLNLYITPYLIYLSRKKNWFDDAEDERKIHTGQISRLGGIGIIGSLIISGFVTCLVTAQLMKSSIIFRLSEHHNAWFILAGALIIYIIGLLDDFTDLKARVKLAGQIIASVLVVIGGAQIRAFSIPFTEITLQLGWFGPALTMLWLIGMTNAINLIDGMDGLSAGISSMACFIYGIAFFVNGQPMLSIISFTLLGSIMGYLFYNFPPAKIFMGDSGSLSLGFILALLPLLGAPESGDSLIMPVVMLAIPITDVLAAMLRRKRKGQHFFEPDKEHMHHKLLDLDLDARQVLSLVVGLQILSGFAILIFGFVEGPLRYLPVLIALCLVASLFLYLHWDRHYKKK